Proteins from a single region of Ischnura elegans chromosome 2, ioIscEleg1.1, whole genome shotgun sequence:
- the LOC124153218 gene encoding uncharacterized protein LOC124153218 has protein sequence MIKRNFLIAGGYKLIEKWECEFKRELERDIALSNFVRLHPARKEKPLDPRDAFYGGRTNALRLYHKARENEGEQIKYLDICSLYPFVNKYRPYPIRHPTIYVGAECPPLDELEGLVKCDVLPPTDLYLPVLPLKGNGKLLFPLCRSCALDENEDECSHSEEERLISGTWVTGELKKAVSLGYSIRDMHEAWHYEVTAYSRESREGGLFSGYINAFLKIKQEASGWPAWCTTEEDRNAYLACFKEREGVELDRHSISHNPGKRSLAKLMLNSFWGKFGQRENLTRATIISRADELNALLSDPSVEVQRLVHVNEETLCAHWSETDEAVSPSPSNNIVIACYTTAHARLELYSYLEKLQRRCIYHDTDSIVFTQKPGEWSPPVGDYLGDMTDEITPLGQDCFISEFVSGGPKNYAYVVRSSSDPNFSKEVCKVRGVTINYSNDNVVCFETLKSMVLKGEPGRKIEYAHKIRRMKNHDIVSRPETKLFRVVYTKRKRTDNHETLPYGFKRRRRIQ, from the coding sequence ATGATCAAGCGAAATTTTCTCATAGCGGGAggttataaattaattgaaaagtggGAATGCGAATTTAAAAGAGAACTTGAGCGAGACATCGCCCTATCCAATTTCGTGAGACTGCATCCCGCACGGAAGGAGAAACCTCTCGACCCCCGAGATGCTTTCTATGGTGGGAGGACTAATGCTCTGCGTCTCTATCACAAAGCTCGTGAGAACGAGGGGGAGCAAATTAAATACCTCGATATTTGCTCGTTATATCCCTTCGTAAACAAATACCGGCCATATCCCATACGTCATCCGACCATCTACGTTGGTGCAGAGTGTCCCCCTCTGGACGAACTTGAGGGACTCGTTAAATGCGACGTTCTTCCCCCTACCGACCTCTATCTACCAGTGCTCCCGCTGAAGGGGAACGGAAAACTTTTATTTCCTCTATGTAGATCATGCGCCCTCGACGAAAATGAAGACGAGTGCAGCCACAGCGAGGAAGAACGCCTCATCAGCGGAACATGGGTGACGGgagagttaaagaaggcagtatCCCTCGGATACTCAATCAGAGATATGCATGAAGCATGGCATTACGAGGTAACTGCTTATTCCAGGGAGAGTAGAGAAGGCGGACTCTTTTCTGGTTACATAAACGCCTTTCTTAAAATTAAGCAGGAAGCCAGCGGATGGCCTGCATGGTGTACAACGGAGGAAGACAGAAATGCTTACCTGGCATGTTTCAAGGAACGAGAAGGAGTGGAGTTGGACAGGCATTCCATCAGCCATAACCCGGGCAAGAGATCCTTGGCGAAGCTGATGCTTAATAGCTTTTGGGGGAAGTTTGGACAGAGGGAAAATTTGACTCGTGCTACGATTATTAGCAGAGCGGACGAACTGAATGCCCTACTTTCAGACCCTAGTGTGGAAGTACAACGGCTAGTCCATGTGAATGAGGAGACTCTGTGTGCGCACTGGTCGGAAACTGACGAGGCCGTTTCACCCTCTCCCTCGAACAACATAGTCATCGCATGCTACACAACAGCGCATGCTAGATTAGAACTTTACAGTTATCTCGAAAAGTTACAAAGACGGTGTATCTACCACGATACAGACTCGATTGTGTTCACACAAAAGCCTGGCGAGTGGTCTCCACCTGTGGGTGATTATTTAGGAGACATGACCGACGAGATCACTCCGCTAGGGCAGGACTGCTTCATCAGCGAGTTTGTATCCGGCGGCCCTAAAAACTACGCCTACGTGGTGCGCTCCTCGAGTGATCCGAACTTCAGCAAGGAAGTGTGCAAAGTTCGGGGGGTAACCATTAACTACTCAAATGACAATGTGGTCTGCTTTGAAACACTTAAATCTATGGTGCTGAAAGGTGAACCAGGGAGGAAAATAGAGTATGCCCATAAAATCAGGCGTATGAAAAACCACGACATCGTTTCCCGACCTGAAACGAAGCTATTTCGTGTTGTGTACACCAAGAGGAAGCGGACTGATAACCACGAGACACTGCCATATGGGTTTAAGAGACGGAGGAGGATTCAGTAG